The Stomoxys calcitrans chromosome 3, idStoCalc2.1, whole genome shotgun sequence genome includes a region encoding these proteins:
- the LOC106089700 gene encoding uncharacterized protein LOC106089700 codes for MGRSSRKQSAKSSDGGGDQPTPTATDTATRIFLYLKAKAIEYPIGEDVSVEIELIHPNVITKLCDHYTPDNVILLDEFNVEKPTFSMTINQNDIEVCQTPLSLVLYENVIESFCRDNESGTGVSINSRDIKDFETPTDEVEEEELLVIHRNAVAMGYIDLLEFFIKTRCHSQCTVFLYPLPSSSHHISSKMEWEIYSLHPLIKQANFSNVAFITLTSIYNVEDLLMNDCEDLTARLSFVANTPNEMGQYEKIPLCQFTGFTKQVIADQSLDLKWETLKNKKIGNEQSMGVNTQTKVNKQKLFRNLLFTENVDFNIADIDAAFDMALICNSLHRYILTYDMEKTLEEVLALNRYRMVVEIIQERDPTVVLLQGFLDLSVMMYPQVSNCSFAIELRPPGYKKPTLTPTTHKDRTTPKQKMSKKGKRTDSITTVETTTRTTTSTLKEKFPFAIIQICLDKPITDPIQDIIEVAKPSLYHRQLFKCPRKQRQKKYALETPMEIIREDSYRAFEDTILGMVLYILQNNIQSAHEDKQFYCSQLGNITNRILRLVACDFNRRQQTNTNLEFTKLMTLVYKELSQLVYDIVMKYNSPDSGNGISAEQQLQSTIISHINIAKYQFELGNLEMGNYVIAKLQEQYSNNVMLKFYMFLYDMERQNFEAAKLYLDKPYREKYSEALVYINIIDLYITYKQQQSDSEQVNSAKENLLHSLSQHCEANFQDISTWILLYCLYKQNKYFPGMEYCRWNFENLLNNVCWVMPAMPQSRWDMYMPHKIEFKSKRSQNFYIVTNLFLKLGLYEFAQWIFDEISPEAMELEKYFINNTLKILMNKLEKKFNIKNFPTEKFLNSKQMVGVDGALVAELVGCSDCQCGAGGFDSHQRPWSAATESSATLSQVNGNLEYARNALSESAMKYYSQICELESLETCELYNLGILRYAYHLMAAKEYAKAKDVFSLCCYSTKGIGIVAAIGKGKACYRLNDLDEAEKSFAQATHCDMYLPNIWAYLALINLRKGENYQALECWKYARLNPKEEIHAEILHELKSINYENIDLFVDAPDFRMECTMKH; via the exons ATGGGACGATCTTCGCGAAAACAATCGGCAAAAAGCAGTGATGGAGGCGGGGATCAACCTACACCCACTGCAACAGATACAGCCACACGCATTTTTCTATATCTTAAAGCGAAGGCTATCGAATACCCCATTGGGGAGGATGTTTCGGTGGAAATTGAATTGATACATCCCAATGTCATCACCAAACTATGCGATCATTATACACCAGACAATGTTATTCTTTTGGATGAATTTAATGTGGAGAAGCCCACTTTTAGTATGACCATCAACCAGAATGACATTGAGGTTTGTCAGACACCGCTCTCATTGGTACTCTATGAAAATGTCATAGAATCCTTTTGTCGAGACAATGAATCTGGTACTGGAGTAAGCATTAATAGCCGTGATATCAAAGACTTTGAAACACCTACCGATGAGGTTGAAGAGGAGGAACTGTTGGTAATCCATAGAAATGCCGTAGCCATGGGTTATATTGATTTGCTGGAGTTTTTCATCAAAACTAGATGCCATTCGCAGTGTACAGTATTCCTATATCCCTTGCCCTCCTCCAGTCACCATATAAGCTCTAAAATGGAATGGGAGATCTACTCTTTACATCCTTTGATAAAGCAGGCCAACTTTTCCAATGTTGCCTTTATCACCTTAACTTCCATCTATAATGTGGAAGACCTTTTGATGAATGATTGTGAGGATTTAACGGCTCGTTTGTCATTCGTAGCCAATACGCCTAATGAAATGGGTCAGTATGAGAAAATCCCTTTATGCCAATTTACTGGTTTCACAAAGCAAGTCATTGCTGATCAAAGCCTGGATTTGAAATGGGAAACacttaaaaataagaaaattggCAACGAACAAAGCATGGGTGTTAACACTCAAACCAAAGTGAACAAACAGAAATTGTTTCGTAATCTGTTGTTTACCGAAAATGTGGATTTCAATATAGCAGATATAGATGCAGCTTTCGATATGGCTTTGATATGTAACTCCTTGCATCGTTATATATTAACCTATGATATGGAAAAGACATTGGAAGAAGTTTTGGCATTAAACAGGTATCGCATGGTGGTCGAGATAATTCAGGAAAGGGATCCTACTGTGGTGCTATTACAGGGTTTTCTTGATTTATCGGTTATGATGTATCCTCAAG TTTCCAATTGCAGTTTTGCCATTGAGTTGAGACCGCCGGGATACAAAAAACCTACATTGACCCCCACTACGCATAAAGATAGGACCACGCCAAAgcaaaaaatgagtaaaaaaggAAAACGCACAGATTCCATAACCACAGtggaaacaacaacaagaacaaccacATCAACCTTGaaggaaaaatttccttttgcCATCATCCAAATATGTTTGGACAAACCCATAACAGATCCAATACAGGATATTATAGAAGTTGCCAAACCATCATTGTATCATCGGCAACTGTTTAAATGTCCCCGCAAACAACGGCAAAAGAAGTATGCCCTAGAAACCCCAATGGAAATTATTCGTGAGGATAGCTATAGGGCATTTGAGGACACCATACTGGGCATGGTCTTGTATATACTACAAAATAACATTCAATCTGCCCATGAAGACAAACAGTTCTATTGCTCCCAGTTGGGCAATATTACCAATAGAATACTGCGTTTGGTGGCATGTGACTTTAATAGGCGCCAGCAGACCAATACGAATCTTGAATTTACG AAACTTATGACTCTGGTTTATAAGGAACTATCACAGCTTGTCTATGATATTGTAATGAAATACAATTCCCCAGATTCTGGTAATGGCATTTCTGCCGAACAACAGCTCCAAAGTACCATTATAAGCCACATTAATATTGCCAAATATCAATTTGAACTGGGAAACTTGGAGATGGGTAACTATGTTATTGCCAAGTTGCAGGAGCAATACTCAAACAATGTGATGTTGAAATTCTATATGTTTCTCTATGACATGGAACGCCAGAACTTTGAGGCAGCCAAACTTTATTTAGATAAACCCTACAGGGAGAAGTATTCCGAAGccctggtatatat CAATATTATAGACTTATACATTACCTATAAACAGCAGCAAAGTGATTCCGAGCAAGTCAACTCTGCCAAGGAAAATCTACTTCATAGCCTTAGTCAACATTGCGAGGCGAATTTTCAGGACATTTCAACTTGGATTTTACTCTATTGCCTGTATaagcaaaacaaatattttcccGGCATGGAGTATTGCcgttggaattttgaaaatttattgaataatGTTTGCTGGGTTATGCCTGCAATGCCACAAAGTCGTTGGGACATGTATATGCCGCATAAAATTGAATTCAAATCGAAAAGGtcacaaaatttctatatagTAACCAACCTATTTTTAAAATTGGGGCTTTATGAATTTGcccaatggatttttgatgaaatatcaCCAGAGGCAATGGAGTTGGAGAAATACTTCATAAACAACACACTCAAAATCTTGATGAATAAATTGGAAAAGAAATTCAATATAAAAAACTTTCCAACGGAAAAGTTTTTGAATTCTAAGCAAATGGTAGGTGTGGATGGCGccttggtagccgagttggtaggaTGCTCggactgccagtgcggggcCGGTGgcttcgattcccaccagaggccatGGTCTGCCGCTactgagtct agtGCTACCTTATCTCAAGTTAATGGAAATTTGGAATATGCCCGCAATGCATTGTCGGAATCGGCCATGAAATATTATTCCCAAATATGTGAACTAGAAAGTTTGGAAACTTGCGAGCTTTACAATTTGGGCATTCTGCGCTATGCTTATCATTTGATGGCTGCAAAGGAATATGCCAAAGCCAAGGATGTTTTCTCCTTGTGCTGTTATAGCACAAAGGGAATTGGTATTGTGGCAGCTATTGGCAAAGGAAAAGCGTGTTATAGG CTCAACGATTTGGACGAAGCTGAAAAGTCGTTTGCCCAGGCTACCCATTGCGACATGTACCTTCCCAACATATGGGCCTATTTGGCACTCATAAATTTGAGAAAAGGGGAGAACTACCAAGCTTTGGAATGTTGGAAATATGCTCGCCTAAATCCAAAGGAAGAAATACATGCTGAGATTTTACATGAGTTGAAGTCCATAAACTATGAGAATATTGATTTGTTTGTAGATGCGCCCGATTTTAGGATGGAGTGTACCATGAAACATTAA
- the LOC106089706 gene encoding uncharacterized protein LOC106089706, translating into MGAPELPNDPGEEDLRTVHMAQNPPIVASDESDNESLDDYDGYQPLAMDDNQMEYTSIALQEDDDDDGTAEQESFNRTRPPVNTIEENVEPQQSAEDVEVTHGDPNLPPIESIDAEIEREVWSQPRPEELQIELDSSKTQQILSAMANFTLPNIGVPSWAEGVPEERWKEELLQRIRQRKPATNDATMDVDKETK; encoded by the exons ATGGGTGCACCGGAATTACCAAATGATCCTGGCGAAGAAGATTTACGCACAGTACACATGGCACAAAATCCACCCATTGTTGCAAGTGATGAAAGTGACAATGAATCTTTGGATGACTACGATGGCTATCAACCCTTGGCTATGGATGACAATCAGATGGAGTACACTAGCATAGCATTGcaagaagatgatgatgatgatggtacgGCAGAACAAGAGAGTTTTAATAGAACGCGGCCACCAGTTAATACCATAGAAGAGAATGTTGAGCCACAGCAGTCTGCTGAGGACGTTGAGGTTACACATGGTGATCCAAATTTGCCTCCAATTGAAAGTATAGATGCTGAAATTGAACGAGAAGTTTGGAGCCAACCAAGACCTGAGGAATTGCAAATAGAGTTAGATAGTAGCAAGACACAGCAG ATACTAAGCGCAATGGCCAATTTTACCTTACCTAATATTGGTGTACCGTCATGGGCAGAGGGTGTACCCGAAGAACGTTGGAAAGAAGAACTGCTACAGCGTATACGCCAACGGAAACCAGCAACAAATGATGCCACAATGGATGTCGATAAGGAAACTAAATAG
- the LOC106089705 gene encoding phospholipase A-2-activating protein, with translation MASSSANSLDNYKLSCELLGHSMDVRSVCAAAATEGGEMIASGSRDKTAKLWKPIDNTYIEAVTLQDHTNFLACVFHHAEERWLCTGSNDATVCIYKENALIPILTLKGHESTVCSIAAGVEPHSIVTGSWDKTARIWNIDETGSYTFVELKGHEAAVWAVASMTHLKKFITGSADKTICYWNTKGEKLRLLKGHTDCVRGILALSNGGLISCANDATIRYWNEDGECMHEMCGHTNYIYSVALLKAFGDNCIVSCGEDSTLRMWDLTTGQELGQPLVHPAQSVWSVACLRNGDIVTGSSDGIVRVFTKDSSRAAPESVLKSHTLAVETRMQQKSEDLGGVKKTDLPGPESLLTNGTREGQTKMVRHPDGSVKCYIWELGNWKLVGDVTGASGATQETSGKKLHEGKEYDYVFSVDISDTEPPLKLPYNRGEDPWHAAQAFIHRHQLPQAYLDQVANFIVKNADSAPLPTATNTGAYQDPFTGGNRYVPGSTNSNMQSAGNLDPFTGASSYSTAASQAAPKVDVNFVKGEKHFPVSTYITFDTCDPTKVLEKLKEFNNKLPASNEKVSETLLEACIKLTEPAPEVERTTIEALQILMQWPSELLFPVIDIVRLAVRNESIFTVLNSMNFLDSLLPHITSSVPNQLMIIRTLANSMKHAAGREQVDSRLAPLVEHINSIKSGSNNLQIAIATFYLNQTVTQTTGLANGNKCRILTEGLIEFLKWATDLEACYRCIQALGNMTTTPFGQETSALVISVDYVMDKLRELTNTPQVEVYSKINKAGSALLAAF, from the exons ATGGCATCGTCTTCGGCAAATTCGTTGGACAACTACAAATTGAGCTGTGAATTGTTGGGTCATAGCATGGATGTTCGTTCTGTTTGCGCTGCAGCGGCTACGGAGGGGGGAGAAATGATAGCATCGGGTTCCAGAGATAAAACTGCCAAGTTATGGAAACCTATAGACAATACTTATATAGAGGCTGTCACACTACAAGATCATACAAACTTTTTGGCTTGCGTATTCCATCATGCCGAAGAGCGTTGGCTATGTACCGGCAGCAATGATGCAACAGTGTGCATTTATAAAGAAAATGCCCTTATACCCATACTCACCCTTAAGGGTCATGAGTCCACTGTTTGTTCCATAGCAGCGGGTGTGGAGCCACATAGTATAGTCACCGGTAGCTGGGACAAAACGGCTCGTATATGGAATATAGATGAAACGGGTAGTTATACTTTTGTTGAATTGAAGGGACACGAAGCCGCCGTTTGGGCTGTTGCCTCTATGACCCACCTTAAGAAGTTTATAACGGGCTCAGCTGATAAGACAATATGTTACTGGAATACCAAGGGCGAGAAATTGCGCCTTCTCAAAGGTCATACGGATTGTGTGCGTGGTATATTGGCTTTAAGCAATGGCGGTTTGATATCCTGtgccaatgatgccaccataCGTTATTGGAATGAAGATGGTGAATGTATGCATGAAATGTGTGGCCATACCAATTATATCTATTCGGTGGCCCTACTGAAGGCTTTTGGCGACAATTGTATAGTATCTTGCGGAGAAGATAGCACTCTACGTATGTGGGATTTAACAACGGGACAAGAGTTGGGGCAACCTTTGGTGCATCCCGCCCAATCAGTGTGGTCTGTGGCATGCCTACGCAATGGGGATATTGTCACAGGATCCAGTGATGGCATTGTTAGAGTTTTCACCAAAGACAGTAGCCGAGCGGCGCCTGAATCTGTGCTAAAGTCCCATACTTTAGCAGTGGAGACCAGGATGCAGCAAAAATCCGAGGACTTGGGTGGTGTTAAGAAAACCGA TCTTCCAGGTCCTGAATCCTTATTGACCAATGGCACCCGAGAAGGTCAAACTAAAATGGTTAGACATCCAGATGGCTCTGTTAAATGTTATATATGGGAATTGGGTAACTGGAAGTTGGTGGGTGATGTTACCGGTGCCTCGGGGGCAACTCAAGAGACCTCAGGCAAAAAATTGCATGAGGGCAAG GAATATGACTATGTATTTTCAGTGGACATTTCTGATACCGAACCCCCATTGAAACTGCCTTACAATCGTGGTGAAGATCCTTGGCATGCAGCCCAAGCATTTATACATCGCCATCAATTGCCTCAGGCTTATCTGGATCAAGTGGCTAATTTTATAGTCAAAAATGCTGATAGTGCTCCACTACCAACGGCTACCAATACagg AGCTTATCAGGACCCCTTTACTGGAGGCAATCGTTATGTGCCAGGTTCCACCAATTCCAATATGCAATCAGCTGGTAATTTAGATCCTTTTACTGGAGCCTCAAGTTACAGCACTGCCGCCAGTCAAGCTGCACCCAAAGTTGATGTTAATTTTGTTAAAG gggAGAAGCATTTTCCTGTTAGCACATATATAACCTTTGATACTTGCGATCCCACAAAAGTATTGGAAAAACTAAA AGAATTTAACAACAAATTACCAGCTTCCAATGAAAAAGTGTCTGAAACACTTTTGGAGGCCTGCATCAAACTAACTGAACCAGCACCCGAGGTTGAGCGGACAACTATAGAGGCTTTACAAATTTTGATGCAATGGCCTAGTG AATTACTATTTCCCGTCATCGATATTGTGCGTTTAGCTGTACGCAATGAATCCATTTTTACCGTTTTGAATTCTATGAATTTCTTAGATTCACTATTGCCACACATCACTTCCTCTGTACCAAATCAACTTATGATCATTAGAACTTTGGCCAATAGTATGAAGCATGCGGCTGGCCGCGAACAAGTTGATAGCCGTCTGGCCCCATTGGTGGAGCACATCAACAGCATCAAATCGGGAAGCAATAATCTACAAATAGCCATTGCAACATTCTATCTGAATCAGACGGTGACTCAGACTACGGGTTTGGCAAATGGTAATAAGTGTCGCATACTAACCGAAGGTTTGATAGAATTTTTGAAATGGGCCACAGATTTGGAGGCCTGTTATCGTTGCATACAGGCGCTTGGCAATATGACAACTACGCCTTTTGGTCAAGAGACTTCGGCCTTGGTGATCTCAGTGGACTATGTAATGGATAAACTGCGTGAATTAACCAATACACCACAGGTGGAGGTCTATAGTAAAATCAATAAGGCAGGCTCTGCATTACTAGCGGCCTTCTAA